The following are encoded in a window of Cuculus canorus isolate bCucCan1 chromosome 39, bCucCan1.pri, whole genome shotgun sequence genomic DNA:
- the APEX1 gene encoding DNA-(apurinic or apyrimidinic site) endonuclease — MPKRSKKEAAGEASDEGGRRPPKAGREEVATYEDPPVREETPSGKRFTLKVTSWNVDGLRAWVRKGGLQWIQEEAPDVLCLQETKCGAESVPPEVRDLQALPHQYWASPKDRPGYSGVGLLTRSEPICVTYGIGADEHDGEGRVVTAEFPSFFLVSAYVPNSGRALIRLPYRQRWDAAFRSYLSRLDHRKPIILCGDLNVAHTEKDLRHPRPNRRSAGFTAEERENFGALLEKGFIDTFRYLYPDFLHAYTFWTYLGNARERNVGWRLDYFVLSERLREGLCDSKIRNKVLGSDHCPITLLMAV; from the exons ATGCCGAAGCGAAGCAAGAAGGAGGCGGCGGGGGAGGCGAGCGACGAAGGAG gccGTCGCCCCCCCAAGGCCGGACGGGAGGAAGTGGCGACCTACGAGGACCCCCCCGTACGGGAGGAGACGCCGAGCGGGAAACGCTTTACCCTCAAGGTCACCTCATGGAACGTGGACGGACTGCGGGCGTGGGTGCGCAAGGGGGGGCTGCAG TGGATCCAGGAAGAGGCTCCGGATGTGCTGTGCCTCCAAGAGACCAAATGTGGGGCAGAATCGGTACCCCCCGAAGTCCGCGACCTCCAAGCTCTGCCCCACCAGTACTGGGCCTCTCCCAAGGATCGGCCCGGCTATAGCGGTGTGGGGCTCCTGACCCGCTCCGAGCCCATCTGCGTCACCTACGGCATCG GCGCCGACGAACACGACGGCGAAGGCCGCGTGGTGACGGCGGaattcccttcttttttcctggtttcCGCTTACGTCCCTAATTCCGGGCGGGCTTTAATCCGCCTCCCGTACCGCCAACGCTGGGACGCGGCTTTCCGCTCTTATTTATCCCGTTTGGATCACCGCAAACCCATCATCCTTTGCGGCGACCTCAACGTCGCCCATACGGAAAAGGACCTCCGGCACCCGCGGCCCAACCGCCGCTCCGCCGGATTCACCGCCGAAGAACGGGAAAACTTCGGAGCTCTCTTAGAGAAAGGCTTTATCGATACTTTCCGGTACCTTTATCCCGATTTTTTACACGCGTATACGTTTTGGACCTATTTAGGGAACGCTCGGGAACGGAATGTGGGGTGGAGGTTGGATTATTTCGTGTTGTCCGAACGGCTCCGGGAGGGGTTGTGCGATAGTAAGATCCGGAATAAGGTGTTGGGGAGCGATCATTGTCCCATTACGCTGTTGATGGCGGTGTAA